The genomic segment TCATGAGACTTACACCTAGAAGGAGGAAGATTCAAATGAAAAAAGCGATATCTACTTCGTTGGTTGCTATTCTACTCGCAACCAGTGTACCTGCTGCTCTGGCGGCTGACCTGGAAGGCAAAGGAAAAGGGAACGGCAAGCCCGAAGTAAAGGCAGAAGCAAAAGATAAATCGAAAGAAACTTCTGTCAAAGAATCTGATACCGATACAGATAGCGACGATGAGGACTCAACCGAAGCTAGCACAGAACCCAACATCAAAGACGTAAAATTGAAAAAACAGCTGATCGAGCTTCGCCAAGAGCTCAAGCATACGGCTGAAATCACAGAAGATCAAAAAGCGAAATACGAGCAACTGGTAGCTGAACTGGAAAAAACCACTGACAAACGTGGAGCTTTGGACGTACAGCTTGAGCTTCTTCAGCGCACGTACCAAAAAGGAGATCATACACCATTCAAAAAGCTTGGAGAACTCCTTGAGGAAACAGGCTCAACAGAAGTGAAAGCATTCGTGGATGGACAACAGGTACAAGCTGACGTAGCACCGTTTGTACAAGGTGGAAGAGCTTTGGTGCCTGTACGTGCTATTAGCTCCGCATTGAAAGCGGAAGTGAACTGGAAGCCGGAGACTCGTACAATAGAAATTACGCGTGGCGAAAAATCTATCACGCTGTACCTCGATAAAAAAGAAGCAACTGTAAACGGGAAAACCATTTCTCTGGACACTGCACCTGTACTGAAAAATGGACGTGTATTCCTGCCTCTGCGCTTCATCAGTGAACAACTGAGCGCGGAAGTAAAATGGCAAGAAGAAGGCAAAATCGTCATCATTGACGACATGCAAGCCTCTAACGAATCCGAGCAAGATACAGACTCTGACGATACAT from the Brevibacillus brevis genome contains:
- a CDS encoding copper amine oxidase N-terminal domain-containing protein, with amino-acid sequence MKKAISTSLVAILLATSVPAALAADLEGKGKGNGKPEVKAEAKDKSKETSVKESDTDTDSDDEDSTEASTEPNIKDVKLKKQLIELRQELKHTAEITEDQKAKYEQLVAELEKTTDKRGALDVQLELLQRTYQKGDHTPFKKLGELLEETGSTEVKAFVDGQQVQADVAPFVQGGRALVPVRAISSALKAEVNWKPETRTIEITRGEKSITLYLDKKEATVNGKTISLDTAPVLKNGRVFLPLRFISEQLSAEVKWQEEGKIVIIDDMQASNESEQDTDSDDTSAK